In Arsenicicoccus dermatophilus, a genomic segment contains:
- a CDS encoding transglycosylase domain-containing protein, translating to MSRSSTRAPLRRTRRRTTMSPIAAGLAILGLATTGGLTTAAALTPVVAVAGGTANAVADYWASLPSAMPIEPVPQRSTILAADGSVIATFFSENRVEVPLAAVSPIARKAVIAVEDDRFYHHGGVDPRGILRAALHNAGSGGTQGGSTLTQQYVKNVLVNNADSAEERARATASTIPRKAQEAKIAASLEQTMTKDQVLQGYLNIAYYGDGAYGIGTAAQHFFSVPASRLSLPQAAMLAGLVQNPVGYNPMRHPKQAMTRRNIVLARMRDTGAITADQAAQAQRLPLGLKPSEAANGCTASRYPFYCQWIRQTLETDPAFGATADQRRRFMNSGLTIRTALVPSIADAAQRAVDEALGRDNPFAAGVAVVRPGTGEVVAFAQNRSFGLGEGRTNQIYPVLPAFQPGSTFKPITYAAALESGFPVDGVQDAPPRYIPSAPPYPPGGYRNSMPEDAGRLTAGQALARSSNTWFVMLEEKIGVKKVVQMANRLGLSLPTSIGKHEWSTTLGTRDASPVQMASVYAAFAAHGKVCRPIGIVGIAGPDRKPRKAQDPACRQEIRPGIADAVSQGLAETVDGKDPFRTGKKLSIGRPVAGKTGTMDGNAAVWFAGYTPQLATAVWVGDPRGGQRHPINSVRLYGRRIGSVFGATAAGPIWQATMKAAHEDLPVQRFEPVGPAELSGLRSVMPDVRGLSRDQAVQVVQASGFDVRLAPTTATADPLLRKDVVVAQSPTAGSSVGLSGTVTLTLSAGSDLTVRLPPRR from the coding sequence ATGAGCAGGAGCTCCACTCGCGCGCCGCTGCGGCGCACCCGCCGGCGCACCACCATGTCCCCGATCGCCGCAGGCCTGGCCATCCTCGGGCTCGCGACCACGGGTGGCCTGACGACCGCTGCCGCCCTGACGCCGGTCGTCGCCGTCGCGGGCGGCACCGCCAACGCGGTGGCGGACTACTGGGCCTCGCTGCCCTCGGCGATGCCGATCGAGCCGGTGCCCCAGCGGTCCACGATCCTGGCTGCGGACGGCTCGGTCATCGCCACGTTCTTCTCCGAGAACCGCGTCGAGGTGCCGCTCGCGGCGGTCTCGCCGATCGCCCGCAAGGCGGTGATCGCGGTGGAGGACGACCGGTTCTACCACCACGGCGGCGTCGACCCCCGGGGCATCCTGCGCGCCGCCCTGCACAACGCCGGGTCTGGCGGGACCCAGGGCGGCTCGACGCTGACCCAGCAGTACGTCAAGAACGTCCTGGTCAACAACGCCGACTCCGCCGAGGAGCGAGCCCGGGCGACGGCCTCGACCATCCCGCGCAAGGCGCAGGAGGCCAAGATCGCCGCCTCGCTCGAGCAGACCATGACCAAGGACCAGGTCCTGCAGGGCTACCTCAACATCGCCTACTACGGCGACGGGGCCTACGGCATCGGCACGGCGGCGCAGCACTTCTTCTCCGTGCCCGCGTCCCGGCTGTCCCTGCCCCAGGCCGCCATGCTCGCCGGGCTGGTCCAGAATCCCGTGGGCTACAACCCGATGCGCCACCCCAAGCAGGCGATGACCCGCCGCAACATCGTGCTGGCGCGGATGCGCGACACCGGAGCGATCACGGCGGACCAGGCGGCGCAGGCCCAGCGCCTGCCCCTGGGGCTGAAGCCCTCCGAGGCGGCCAACGGCTGCACGGCGAGCCGTTATCCCTTCTACTGCCAGTGGATCCGCCAGACCCTGGAGACCGACCCGGCCTTCGGGGCGACGGCCGACCAGCGTCGCCGGTTCATGAACTCGGGCCTGACGATCCGCACCGCGCTGGTGCCCTCGATCGCGGACGCCGCCCAGCGGGCGGTCGACGAGGCCCTGGGCCGGGACAACCCGTTCGCCGCCGGGGTCGCGGTCGTGCGGCCGGGGACGGGCGAGGTCGTGGCCTTCGCGCAGAACCGGTCCTTCGGCCTGGGGGAGGGGCGCACCAACCAGATCTACCCGGTGCTCCCGGCCTTCCAGCCGGGCTCGACCTTCAAGCCCATCACCTACGCGGCGGCGCTGGAGAGCGGCTTCCCCGTCGACGGGGTGCAGGACGCGCCCCCGCGGTACATCCCCTCCGCCCCGCCGTATCCGCCCGGGGGCTATCGCAACTCGATGCCCGAGGACGCGGGCCGGCTGACCGCCGGCCAGGCCCTCGCCCGCTCGTCGAACACGTGGTTCGTGATGCTCGAGGAGAAGATCGGCGTCAAGAAGGTCGTCCAGATGGCCAACCGGCTCGGCCTGTCCCTGCCCACGAGCATCGGGAAGCACGAGTGGTCGACCACGCTGGGCACCCGGGATGCCTCGCCGGTGCAGATGGCCTCGGTGTATGCCGCCTTCGCGGCTCACGGCAAGGTCTGTCGCCCGATCGGGATCGTGGGGATCGCCGGACCGGACCGCAAGCCGCGCAAGGCCCAGGACCCCGCCTGCCGTCAGGAGATCCGCCCGGGGATCGCCGACGCCGTCAGCCAGGGCCTGGCCGAGACGGTCGACGGCAAGGACCCCTTCCGCACGGGCAAGAAGCTCTCGATCGGCCGTCCGGTCGCCGGCAAGACGGGGACCATGGACGGCAACGCGGCGGTGTGGTTCGCGGGCTACACCCCCCAGCTGGCGACCGCCGTCTGGGTGGGTGACCCGCGCGGCGGTCAGCGGCACCCGATCAACTCGGTCCGGCTCTACGGTCGCCGGATCGGCTCGGTGTTCGGCGCCACGGCGGCCGGCCCGATCTGGCAGGCCACCATGAAGGCGGCGCACGAGGACCTGCCGGTGCAGCGGTTCGAGCCGGTCGGCCCCGCCGAGCTGTCGGGGCTGCGCTCGGTCATGCCGGACGTGCGCGGGCTGTCCCGCGACCAGGCGGTGCAGGTCGTCCAGGCGTCGGGCTTCGACGTCCGGCTCGCCCCGACCACCGCCACCGCAGACCCCTTGCTGCGCAAGGACGTCGTGGTGGCCCAGAGCCCGACGGCCGGGTCGTCGGTGGGCCTGTCGGGGACCGTCACGCTGACCCTGTCGGCGGGATCGGACCTCACGGTCCGGCTGCCGCCCCGGCGCTGA
- the glgX gene encoding glycogen debranching protein GlgX, whose translation MEIWPGKPYPLGSTFDGSGVNFAVFSEVAEMVELCLIDDDGGEQRVPMTEVDGYVWHCYIPQLQPGQRYGFRVHGPYDPAAGNRCNPAKLLLDPYAKAIDGQIRNDESLFSYRFEDPSEFNDEDSLGATMLSVVINPYFDWGHDRPPRREYHDTIIYEAHVKGLTMTHPEVPEGIRGTYAGIAHPAVVAHLKQLGVTAIELLPVHQFIQDTSLQEKGLKNYWGYNTIGFLAPHNEYSASGTRGQQVTEFKSMVKALHEADIEVILDVVYNHTAEGNHMGPTLAFRGLDNNAYYRLVSDDLASYYDTTGTGNSLLMRNPHVLQLIMDSLRYWVTEMHVDGFRFDLAATLARQFHEVDKLSAFFDLIQQDPIVSQVKLIAEPWDVGDGGYHVGNFPPLWTEWNGKYRDTVRDFWRGEPATLGEFASRLTGSSDLYAHSARKPIASINFVIAHDGFTLRDLVSYNEKHNEANGEGNNDGESHNRSWNCGVEGPTDDTAVNELRARQQRNMLTTMLISQGVPMLAHGDELGRTQLGNNNGYCQDNEITWVDWQLTPDQRELLDFTSRLTALRAAHPVFRRRRFFKGDASHGGTSDLGDIQWFTAHGSVMDDDDWASGYAKTLSVFLNGHAIASPDQRGRMVVDDDFLLLFNAHHDVIDFTMPPEDYAVEWEVVLDTSQPTPAEHRTWEALSVNPVPGRTVVVLRSSATTEEPSPGVATPLTAASGPSVAASGAPDPATHPRMPSASGTSAGAPTGARPDPLA comes from the coding sequence ATGGAAATCTGGCCCGGCAAGCCCTATCCCCTGGGTTCCACCTTCGACGGGAGTGGCGTCAACTTCGCCGTGTTCTCCGAGGTTGCGGAGATGGTGGAGCTCTGCCTGATCGACGACGACGGGGGCGAGCAGCGCGTCCCGATGACCGAGGTCGACGGCTACGTGTGGCACTGCTACATCCCCCAGCTGCAGCCCGGCCAGCGCTACGGCTTCCGCGTGCACGGCCCCTACGACCCGGCTGCGGGCAACCGCTGCAACCCGGCGAAGCTGCTGCTCGACCCCTACGCCAAGGCCATCGACGGGCAGATCCGCAACGACGAGTCGCTGTTCTCCTACCGCTTCGAGGACCCCTCGGAGTTCAACGACGAGGACTCGCTGGGCGCCACCATGCTCTCGGTCGTCATCAACCCCTACTTCGACTGGGGTCACGACCGTCCCCCGCGGCGGGAGTACCACGACACGATCATCTACGAGGCCCACGTCAAGGGCCTGACGATGACGCACCCCGAGGTGCCCGAGGGCATCCGCGGGACCTATGCCGGCATCGCCCACCCCGCGGTCGTCGCCCACCTCAAGCAGCTCGGGGTCACCGCCATCGAGCTGCTGCCGGTGCACCAGTTCATCCAGGACACCTCCCTGCAGGAGAAGGGCCTGAAGAACTACTGGGGATACAACACCATCGGGTTCCTCGCGCCCCACAACGAGTACTCCGCCTCCGGCACCCGCGGCCAGCAGGTCACCGAGTTCAAGTCCATGGTCAAGGCGCTGCACGAGGCGGACATCGAGGTCATCCTCGACGTCGTCTACAACCACACCGCCGAGGGCAACCACATGGGGCCGACCCTCGCCTTCCGCGGCCTGGACAACAACGCCTACTACCGCCTGGTCAGCGACGACCTGGCGAGCTACTACGACACCACGGGCACCGGCAACTCGCTGCTCATGCGCAACCCGCACGTGCTGCAGCTGATCATGGACTCGCTGCGGTACTGGGTCACCGAGATGCACGTCGACGGATTCCGCTTCGACCTCGCCGCCACCCTCGCCCGGCAGTTCCACGAGGTCGACAAGCTGTCGGCCTTCTTCGACCTGATCCAGCAGGACCCGATCGTCAGCCAGGTCAAGTTGATCGCCGAGCCCTGGGACGTGGGCGACGGCGGCTACCACGTCGGCAACTTCCCGCCCCTGTGGACCGAGTGGAACGGCAAGTACCGCGACACGGTCCGGGACTTCTGGCGCGGCGAGCCGGCGACCCTCGGCGAGTTCGCCTCCCGCCTGACCGGGTCCAGCGACCTGTACGCCCACTCGGCGCGCAAGCCGATCGCCTCGATCAACTTCGTCATCGCCCACGACGGCTTCACCCTGCGGGACCTGGTGTCCTACAACGAGAAGCACAACGAGGCCAACGGCGAGGGCAACAACGACGGCGAGTCGCACAACCGCTCCTGGAATTGCGGTGTCGAGGGCCCCACCGACGACACGGCGGTGAACGAGCTGCGCGCCCGGCAGCAGCGCAACATGCTCACCACCATGCTGATCTCCCAGGGGGTGCCCATGCTCGCCCACGGTGACGAGCTCGGCCGCACCCAGCTCGGCAACAACAACGGCTACTGCCAGGACAACGAGATCACCTGGGTGGACTGGCAGCTCACGCCGGACCAGCGCGAGCTGCTGGACTTCACCTCGCGGTTGACCGCCCTGCGCGCGGCCCACCCGGTGTTCCGCCGGCGTCGTTTCTTCAAGGGCGACGCCAGCCACGGCGGCACCTCGGACCTCGGCGACATCCAGTGGTTCACCGCGCACGGGTCGGTGATGGACGACGATGACTGGGCCTCCGGCTATGCCAAGACCCTCTCGGTCTTCCTCAACGGGCACGCCATCGCCTCCCCCGACCAGCGCGGGCGCATGGTCGTCGACGACGACTTCCTGCTGCTGTTCAACGCCCACCACGACGTCATCGACTTCACGATGCCGCCCGAGGACTATGCCGTCGAGTGGGAGGTCGTCCTCGACACCTCGCAGCCGACCCCGGCCGAGCACCGGACCTGGGAGGCCTTGAGCGTCAACCCGGTCCCTGGCCGCACCGTGGTCGTCCTGCGCTCCTCGGCCACCACCGAGGAGCCCTCCCCCGGCGTCGCCACCCCGCTGACGGCCGCCTCCGGCCCGTCCGTCGCCGCCTCCGGCGCGCCCGACCCGGCCACCCACCCGCGCATGCCCAGCGCGAGCGGCACCTCGGCCGGCGCCCCCACCGGCGCCCGGCCCGACCCCCTCGCCTGA
- a CDS encoding polyphosphate kinase 2 family protein, which produces MGKTKTSSKDEPDQGRKAAKGGKAGQDPTRDKDVAGSKADKAAKKGAKGAKKVGRADRTVAPAQEHEGAGAQFGDEDFTFSAELQVGRDTVLTQIDPRSTPGYPGGKKSAVLDLAAGQAELSDLQERLFANGKDGRGPSILLIVQGMDTSGKGGIMRHVVGSTDPGGVKYTAFKAPSAEERQHDFLWRIERALPEPGQIGVFDRSHYEDVLVVRVHDLVPQEEWSKRYSLINAFERKAVARGITIVKVMLHISADEQRERLGERLDRPDKHYKYNPGDIDERARWDDYMQAYQAVLDRTSTKGAPWHVVPADRKWYARLAVQQILLEHLRGLDLQWPEATFDVAVEKQRLAES; this is translated from the coding sequence ATGGGAAAGACGAAGACGTCGTCCAAGGACGAGCCCGACCAGGGCAGGAAGGCCGCCAAGGGCGGCAAGGCGGGCCAGGACCCCACGCGCGACAAGGACGTCGCGGGTTCGAAGGCCGACAAGGCTGCGAAGAAGGGTGCCAAGGGCGCCAAGAAGGTAGGCAGGGCCGACAGGACGGTGGCTCCCGCCCAGGAGCACGAGGGCGCTGGCGCGCAGTTCGGTGACGAGGACTTCACCTTCTCCGCCGAGCTGCAGGTCGGGCGGGACACGGTGCTGACGCAGATCGACCCGCGCTCCACCCCGGGCTACCCCGGTGGCAAGAAGTCCGCCGTGCTCGACCTGGCCGCCGGTCAGGCCGAGCTGTCGGACCTGCAGGAGCGCCTCTTCGCCAACGGCAAGGACGGGCGCGGCCCCTCGATCCTGCTGATCGTCCAGGGCATGGACACCTCCGGCAAGGGTGGGATCATGCGCCACGTCGTCGGCTCGACCGATCCGGGCGGCGTGAAGTACACCGCCTTCAAGGCGCCGAGCGCCGAGGAGCGGCAGCACGACTTCCTCTGGCGCATCGAGCGAGCGCTGCCGGAGCCCGGTCAGATCGGCGTCTTCGACCGCTCGCACTACGAGGACGTGCTGGTGGTCCGGGTGCACGACCTGGTGCCGCAGGAGGAGTGGAGCAAGCGCTACTCGCTCATCAACGCCTTCGAGCGCAAGGCGGTCGCGCGGGGAATCACGATCGTCAAGGTGATGCTGCACATCTCCGCCGACGAGCAGCGGGAGCGGCTCGGCGAGCGGCTGGACCGTCCGGACAAGCACTACAAGTACAACCCGGGCGACATCGACGAGCGGGCCCGGTGGGACGACTACATGCAGGCCTACCAGGCGGTCCTGGACCGGACGAGCACCAAGGGTGCGCCCTGGCACGTCGTGCCCGCCGACCGCAAGTGGTATGCCCGGCTCGCCGTCCAGCAGATCCTGCTCGAGCACCTGCGCGGCCTGGACCTGCAGTGGCCGGAGGCGACCTTCGACGTCGCGGTCGAGAAGCAACGGCTGGCCGAGAGTTGA
- a CDS encoding alpha/beta hydrolase family protein, whose amino-acid sequence MSPTPVPPSLSAIRRHPRATIAIVATGALAASAATGWLGAAVYLAKKVVTPDRRRPDDTEVVAFDDRSVTLTRTPETVVPGRYGLFQDGGATHVRYGRILREDNARGTVTRRLHGVDSGSLRVGPARFHSYYYATDPQTALGIPTHEVSVPSAIGDLPSWLVPPPSGEARGTRWAVLVHGRGAGREETVRAVPALHAAGLTCLIPSYRNDTVAPASADGLYGLGLSEWHDVDAAVAYAVARGASDVVLVGWSMGGAIVLQTLVCSPYADRVSQVILDGPVVDWPDVLHHHARAMRVPGQLTTLSLRLLGLPHGRHLVGHADTLDLSATDMVHRAGELRHPILLIHSVDDEFVPSGRSEALAEARPDLVRLERWRTARHCKEWNVDRERWERCVAEFVTEGIRPAT is encoded by the coding sequence GTGAGCCCGACGCCCGTCCCGCCCTCGCTCTCGGCGATCCGCCGTCACCCCCGCGCCACGATCGCGATCGTCGCGACGGGGGCCCTGGCCGCGAGCGCGGCGACCGGGTGGCTCGGGGCCGCGGTCTACCTCGCCAAGAAGGTCGTGACCCCGGACCGGCGGCGGCCGGACGACACCGAGGTCGTGGCCTTCGACGACCGGTCGGTCACCCTGACGCGCACCCCGGAGACGGTCGTGCCGGGGCGTTACGGGCTGTTCCAGGACGGTGGGGCCACGCACGTGAGGTACGGGCGGATCCTGCGCGAGGACAACGCGCGCGGCACGGTGACCCGGCGTCTGCACGGCGTGGACTCGGGCTCGCTGCGCGTCGGTCCGGCGCGCTTCCACTCCTACTACTACGCGACGGACCCGCAGACCGCGCTGGGCATCCCGACGCACGAGGTGTCCGTCCCCAGCGCCATCGGGGACCTGCCGAGCTGGCTGGTGCCGCCGCCGTCGGGGGAGGCACGCGGCACCCGTTGGGCGGTGCTGGTGCACGGCCGGGGGGCCGGGCGCGAGGAGACCGTGCGCGCGGTCCCGGCGCTGCACGCCGCCGGTCTGACCTGCCTGATCCCGTCGTACCGCAACGACACCGTGGCTCCCGCCTCCGCCGACGGGCTCTACGGCCTCGGCCTGTCCGAGTGGCACGACGTCGACGCCGCCGTCGCGTACGCCGTGGCGAGGGGTGCGAGCGACGTGGTCCTCGTCGGCTGGTCCATGGGTGGTGCCATCGTGCTGCAGACGCTGGTCTGCTCCCCGTACGCCGATCGCGTGTCCCAGGTGATCCTGGACGGTCCCGTGGTCGACTGGCCGGACGTGCTGCACCACCACGCGCGCGCCATGCGGGTGCCCGGACAGCTGACCACCTTGAGCCTGCGGCTGCTGGGACTGCCGCACGGACGGCACCTCGTCGGGCACGCCGACACGCTGGACCTGAGCGCGACCGACATGGTGCACCGGGCTGGCGAGCTGCGGCACCCGATCCTGCTGATCCACTCGGTGGACGACGAGTTCGTGCCCTCGGGGCGGTCGGAGGCGCTGGCCGAGGCGCGCCCCGACCTGGTCCGCCTGGAGCGCTGGCGCACCGCCCGGCACTGCAAGGAGTGGAACGTCGACCGGGAGCGATGGGAGCGCTGCGTCGCAGAGTTCGTGACCGAAGGTATTCGTCCTGCCACCTAG
- a CDS encoding ATP-dependent DNA ligase: MTLPIATPVSPMLAKAVAAVPAADSVPGGLSYEPKWDGFRCLVVRDGDRVDLDSRGSKPLTRYFPELVERVLAHLPRRCVVDTEIVVRAGAPGAEHLDWDLLSQRIHPAASRVERLARETPAEIVAFDLLALEDRSFLDESFETRRAALESILATVPGAAGIHLTRVTRDPVEAHRWFEDFEGAGLDGVVAKPLAAAYEPGRRTMLKVKHKRTAEAVVIGYRVHKSGQGVGSLLLGLFTDDGRLVGVGGIAAFTAARRLELVEELAPLVVRDEAGEVTTAETDRSRFSSGKDVSYVPLRPERVVEVAFDQLEKHRFRHAVTFLRWRPERDPESCALSQVDRAPAYDLARVLV; the protein is encoded by the coding sequence ATGACGTTACCGATCGCCACCCCGGTCTCCCCCATGCTGGCCAAGGCCGTGGCCGCGGTCCCCGCCGCCGACTCGGTCCCGGGCGGGCTGTCGTACGAGCCGAAGTGGGACGGCTTCCGCTGCCTCGTGGTCCGTGACGGGGATCGCGTGGACCTGGACTCGCGCGGCTCCAAGCCGCTGACCCGCTACTTTCCCGAGCTGGTGGAGCGGGTCCTCGCCCACCTGCCACGGCGGTGCGTCGTGGACACGGAGATCGTGGTCCGCGCGGGCGCTCCCGGGGCCGAGCACCTGGACTGGGACCTGCTGTCGCAGCGCATCCACCCGGCTGCCTCGCGGGTGGAGCGGCTGGCCCGGGAGACCCCGGCGGAGATCGTGGCCTTCGACCTGCTGGCCCTCGAGGACCGCTCCTTCCTGGACGAGTCCTTCGAGACGCGGCGGGCCGCGCTGGAGTCGATCCTGGCCACGGTGCCCGGCGCCGCCGGCATCCACCTGACCCGGGTGACACGGGACCCGGTGGAGGCGCATCGCTGGTTCGAGGACTTCGAGGGGGCCGGGCTGGACGGGGTGGTGGCCAAGCCCCTGGCCGCGGCCTACGAGCCCGGTCGGCGGACGATGCTCAAGGTCAAGCACAAGCGGACCGCCGAGGCCGTGGTCATCGGTTACCGGGTGCACAAGTCCGGGCAGGGGGTGGGCTCGCTGCTGCTCGGGCTGTTCACGGACGACGGCCGTCTCGTGGGGGTCGGGGGGATCGCGGCGTTCACGGCGGCCCGCCGGCTCGAGCTGGTCGAGGAGCTGGCCCCGCTGGTCGTCCGAGACGAGGCCGGCGAGGTCACCACGGCCGAGACCGACCGGTCCCGGTTCAGCTCCGGCAAGGACGTGTCCTACGTCCCGCTGCGGCCGGAGCGCGTGGTCGAGGTGGCCTTCGACCAGCTGGAGAAGCACCGCTTCCGGCACGCCGTGACCTTCCTGCGCTGGCGGCCGGAGCGCGACCCGGAGTCCTGCGCCCTGAGCCAGGTGGACCGGGCCCCGGCCTACGACCTGGCGCGCGTTCTCGTATGA